Proteins encoded by one window of Nicotiana tabacum cultivar K326 chromosome 10, ASM71507v2, whole genome shotgun sequence:
- the LOC107765489 gene encoding peroxidase 3-like, which translates to MAKFGYLGNFLVLCILLGIVGSSHAQLQLNFYSKSCPKAEKIIQDYVQKHIPNTPSLAAALLRLQFHDCFVRGCDGSVLLNFTSSTKKKTEKVAIPNQTLRGFSFIDDVKKIVEAECPGVVSCADIVALVSRDSVVVTGGPYWNVPTGRRDGRISNASEALANIPPPTSNFSSLQTSFASKGLDLKDLVLLSGAHTIGVSHCSSFSTRLYNFTGVLGKQDPSLDSEYAAYLKAKKCKSINDNTTIVEMDPGSSRTFDLSYFKLLLKRKGLFQSDAALTTSATTKSYINQLVQGSLKQFNAEFAKAMEKMGSIEVKTGSAGEIRKQCAFVNN; encoded by the exons ATGGCAAAATTTGGCTATTTGGGTAATTTTCTAGTGTTATGTATTCTACTAGGAATAGTTGGTTCTAGCCATGCTCAGTTACAGCTCAACTTCTATTCCAAGAGCTGTCCAAAAGCAGAGAAGATAATTCAAGATTATGTCCAAAAGCACATCCCAAATACTCCATCTCTTGCAGCTGCCTTACTCAGACTGCAGTTCCACGATTGTTTTGTCAGG GGTTGTGATGGATCTGTGCTTCTGAATTTCACTTCGAGCACGAAAAAAAAGACTGAAAAAGTGGCAATCCCTAATCAAACACTGAGAGGCTTCTCATTCATTGATGACGTGAAGAAAATAGTTGAAGCTGAATGCCCTGGCGTTGTCTCTTGTGCAGATATTGTTGCCTTAGTTTCTAGAGACTCCGTTGTGGTCACA GGAGGCCCTTACTGGAATGTTCCAACTGGTAGAAGAGATGGAAGAATATCTAACGCGTCCGAGGCCTTGGCAAACATCCCTCCTCCAACTAGTAACTTTTCCAGTCTCCAGACATCTTTTGCAAGCAAGGGTCTTGACCTAAAAGACTTGGTCCTATTGTCTG GTGCACATACTATTGGAGTTTCTCATTGCTCGTCATTTTCAACACGTTTATACAATTTTACCGGAGTTTTGGGCAAACAAGATCCATCTCTAGACAGCGAATATGCAGCTTATCTTAAGGCGAAGAAATGCAAATCAATCAATGACAATACCACGATCGTTGAAATGGATCCTGGAAGTTCAAGAACCTTTGATCTTAGCTACTTTAAGCTTTTGCTAAAGAGAAAAGGGTTATTCCAATCTGATGCAGCCTTGACAACAAGTGCGACAACAAAGTCATACATCAACCAGCTAGTACAAGGATCACTCAAACAGTTCAACGCTGAATTTGCCAAGGCCATGGAGAAAATGGGCAGTATTGAAGTCAAGACTGGCTCTGCTGGTGAGATTAGGAAGCAATGTGCATTTGTGAATAATTAA
- the LOC107765487 gene encoding uncharacterized protein LOC107765487, whose protein sequence is MSFLAGRLAGKEGAFFFEESKHAVTRLAQKIKPSNSIAAAKNQELAASPDVLPEILRHSLPSKIFQCHTSADSSLSGASKWALPTDPNKTTSVSPDALNPLRAYVSLPQVTFGPKRWQLPNAENSVQASTANDLRRDRYTPLNPEKLKAAAMGMSQIAKAFAVATALVFGGSALTFSLAASKLELHNSDDIRTKGKDIVQPRLEIFKEQLSPLRIWAEEKSKKWRLEKGEDIKEKPLVKELCKILGAK, encoded by the exons ATGAGTTTCCTAGCAGGAAGATTAGCAGGAAAAGAGGGAGCTTTTTTCTTTGAAGAATCCAAACACGCCGTTACCCGTCTTGCCCAAAAGATCAAACCTTCCAATTCTATAGCTGCTGCGAAAAATCAAGAATTAGCAGCTTCTCCTGATGTTCTTCCTGAAATTCTCAGACATTCTTTACCTTCCAAGATTTTCCAATGTCATACGTCAGCAGATTCGTCACTCTCTGGTGCTTCAAAATGGGCTCTCCCCACTGATCCAAATAAGACTACTTCTGTATCACCTGATGCTCTTAATCCTCTCAGAGCTTATGTTTCTCTTCCTCAAGTTACCTTTGGCCCTAAAAG GTGGCAGCTGCCAAATGCAGAAAACTCTGTACAAGCCTCAACGGCAAATGATTTGCGGCGTGATAGATACACACCTCTTAATCCTGAAAAACTCAAAGCTGCAGCTATGGGAATGTCTCAAA TTGCAAAGGCATTTGCTGTTGCCACTGCCCTTGTCTTTGGTGGTTCCGCCTTGACGTTTAGCTTGGCAGCGTCCAAGCTAGAGTTGCACAAT TCTGATGATATTCGGACAAAAGGGAAGGACATTGTTCAGCCAAGATTGGAAATATTCAAAGAGCAGCTGAGTCCTTTAAGGATTTGG GCTGAAGAGAAGTCAAAGAAATGGCGTTTAGAGAAGGGAGAAGACATTAAAGAGAAGCCTTTAGTAAAGGAGCTCTGTAAAATATTGGGTGCCAAGTAA